The following are encoded in a window of Pseudalgibacter alginicilyticus genomic DNA:
- a CDS encoding DEAD/DEAH box helicase: MNTFQNLGLNEDLLHAITDLGFEKPSEVQEKAIPILLNDETDLVALAQTGTGKTAAFGFPMLQKINIDSRTTQGLILSPTRELCLQITNEMKLYGKYCKGLNVVAVYGGSSITDQAREIKRGAQIIVATPGRMKDMISRKLVDISKIEYAVLDEADEMLNMGFYEDITDILSHSPEDKCTWLFSATMPKEVATIAKKFMENPQEITVGNKNESTSNVSHEYYLVNSRDRYQALKRLADANPDIFSVVFCRTKRDTQKVAENLIEDGYSAGALHGDLSQNQRDLVMNSFRKNQIQMLVATDVAARGIDVDDITHVINYQLPDEIETYTHRSGRTGRAGKTGVSMVIVSKSEVRKIKSIERIIKRQFDKKDIPDGADICEVQLMSLANKIHNTEINHEIDKHLSSINELFADTDKDELIKKFFSVEFTRFFNYYQKSKNLNIAEGSFDRDGGRDFKGSKNSTRYFINVGGKDGFDWMKLKDFLKEVLDLGRDDIFKVEVKDSFSFFNTENELKEKVLAFFTDFKHEGRFVNVEVSENRGGGGRRNDRRGGGNRRDGGKRSGGRRDDRKSSSGNGNRSERRRSEGTSKPRRSDDFKPKSVASDRPRRSRR, translated from the coding sequence ATGAACACATTCCAAAATTTAGGTCTTAATGAAGACCTGTTGCATGCCATTACCGATTTAGGTTTTGAAAAACCAAGTGAAGTACAGGAAAAAGCCATCCCCATTTTATTAAATGACGAAACTGATTTAGTGGCTTTAGCCCAAACAGGAACGGGAAAAACGGCTGCTTTTGGCTTCCCAATGTTGCAAAAAATAAATATTGATAGCCGTACCACGCAAGGGCTTATTTTATCACCAACTAGAGAGCTTTGTTTGCAAATTACCAACGAAATGAAATTGTATGGTAAATATTGTAAAGGCCTAAATGTGGTTGCCGTTTATGGTGGTTCAAGCATTACAGATCAAGCTCGTGAAATTAAGCGTGGTGCCCAAATTATTGTGGCAACACCAGGACGTATGAAAGATATGATTAGCCGCAAATTGGTTGATATTTCCAAAATTGAATATGCTGTATTAGATGAGGCTGATGAAATGCTTAATATGGGTTTTTATGAAGATATAACCGATATTTTATCACACTCTCCAGAAGATAAATGTACCTGGTTATTTTCAGCAACCATGCCAAAAGAAGTGGCTACCATTGCAAAAAAATTCATGGAAAATCCTCAGGAAATTACTGTGGGAAACAAAAATGAAAGTACAAGTAATGTATCTCATGAATATTATTTAGTAAACTCCAGAGATCGTTACCAAGCTTTAAAACGTTTGGCTGACGCAAATCCTGATATATTTTCGGTTGTATTTTGTAGAACCAAACGCGATACTCAAAAAGTAGCAGAAAACCTTATTGAAGATGGTTATAGCGCAGGAGCTTTACATGGTGATTTAAGTCAAAACCAACGTGATTTGGTAATGAATTCATTCAGAAAAAACCAAATACAAATGCTAGTAGCAACTGATGTGGCTGCCCGTGGTATTGATGTAGATGATATTACGCATGTTATAAATTACCAATTACCTGACGAAATTGAAACCTACACCCACCGTTCTGGTCGTACCGGACGTGCAGGAAAAACAGGAGTTTCAATGGTTATTGTGTCAAAAAGTGAAGTGCGTAAAATAAAAAGTATTGAGCGTATTATTAAACGTCAGTTTGATAAAAAAGACATTCCGGATGGTGCAGATATTTGCGAAGTGCAACTAATGTCACTTGCAAACAAAATTCATAATACTGAAATCAATCATGAAATTGACAAACATTTAAGCAGTATTAACGAGTTATTTGCTGATACAGATAAAGATGAATTGATTAAAAAATTCTTTTCTGTAGAATTTACGCGTTTCTTTAATTACTATCAAAAATCCAAAAACCTAAATATTGCTGAAGGCTCGTTTGATAGAGATGGTGGGCGTGATTTTAAAGGCAGTAAAAACTCTACGCGCTATTTTATTAACGTTGGAGGAAAAGATGGCTTTGACTGGATGAAACTAAAAGACTTTTTAAAAGAAGTATTAGATTTAGGAAGAGACGATATCTTTAAAGTTGAAGTAAAAGACAGTTTTTCTTTCTTTAATACCGAAAATGAATTAAAAGAAAAAGTGTTAGCCTTTTTTACAGACTTTAAACATGAAGGGCGATTTGTAAATGTTGAAGTATCTGAAAACCGTGGTGGCGGTGGAAGACGTAATGACAGACGTGGCGGTGGTAATAGACGTGATGGCGGAAAACGTAGTGGAGGCAGACGAGATGACAGAAAATCTAGTTC